In the genome of Dasypus novemcinctus isolate mDasNov1 chromosome 30, mDasNov1.1.hap2, whole genome shotgun sequence, one region contains:
- the LOC139437914 gene encoding olfactory receptor 7A17-like: MENQTHVLEFVLLGLSEDTELQLLIFGLFLSMYLVIIFGNLLIILAIIADSHLHTPMYFFLSNLSFTDICFTSTTVPKMLLNIQTKTKTITYENCLSQMFFFILFGQLEISLLTAMAYDRFVAICHPLQYTVIMKPQVCGLLLLTSWLLSVCVSLLHDLMVLRWSFCTELEMPQVFCELNQVIRLACSDTFLNDLVLYFETGPLSVIPLIGILFSYSKIASSILRISTMEGKYKALSTCGSHLSVVTLFYSTGLGVYLSSAATKNLRAIAIASVMYMVVTPMLNPFIYSLRNKDIKKGLKKLRNILSIKGHFVSSSEKCS, translated from the coding sequence ATGGAAAACCAAACACATGTTTTAGAATTTGTCCTCCTTGGTCTCTCAGAGGATACTGAATTGCAACTTCTTATCTTTGgactgttcctgtccatgtacctggtcatcATAtttgggaacctgctcatcatcttgGCCATCATTGCTGACTCCCACcttcacacacccatgtacttcttcctctccaacctctcttttacagatatctgtttcacctccaccactgtcccaaagatgctgctgaacatccagaCAAAGACCAAAACTATAACTTATGAAAACTGCCTCAGCCAGAtgttttttttcatactttttggGCAATTAGAAATCTCCCTCTTGACTGCAATGGCTTACgaccgctttgtggccatctgtcaccctctgcagtacacagtcatcatgaaacCCCAGgtctgtggcctcctgctgctgacatcctggttattgagtgtttgtGTCTCCCTTTTGCATGACTTAATGGTTTTGCGATggtctttttgtacagagttgGAAATGCCGCAggttttctgtgaacttaatcaggtgatccgacttgcttgttctgacactTTCCTCAATGACCTAGTGCTGTATTTTGAAACTGGACCTCTCAGTGTTATTCCACTCATTGGAATCCTTTTCTCTTATTCTAAGATTGcatcctccattttgagaatttcaacaatGGAGGGCAAGTATAAAGCTTTATCaacttgtgggtctcacctctcagtagtgaccttgttttatagCACAGGGCTCGGAGTTTATCTTAGTTCTGCTGCTACCAAAAACTTAAGGGCAattgcaatagcctcagtgatgtacatggTGGTCActcccatgctgaacccctttatctacagtcttagaaacaaggacataaagaaggGCCTAAAAAAACTGAGAAACATTCTCTCTATAAAAGGACACTTTGTGTCAAGTTCAGAAAAATGTTCATAA